The DNA window CGAATCTACTGTCTATGTACTTGCCGGTATGGGAGGTCTTTCCATCAATGATGCCATGACGTATGGCATGCCGGTTATCTGCTCGGTGTGCGACGGAACAGAGCGCGACCTCGTAACAGAGGGCAAGAACGGTTTCTTTTTCCAAGAAGGCAATGCCGGCAGTCTAAGCGAAAAAATTACGACTCTCTTCGCATCACCTGACCTATGCAGGGAAATGGGAAAAGAGTCGCAACGTATTATTAATGAAATAATAAACATAGAAACGGTAAGCGAACGTTACTTGAATGCTTTCCGCGATATAATGGCAAAGAGCTGAGACAAAAAGTTCAAAACGATCTATCCTTTTTCACTTATTAAACAGAAAACAAGAATCATCTCAGCGCAGCGATAATACGCTCGCATGCTTTGCCGTCTCCATAAGGATTATGGGTTTCGGACATTTGTCGATAGAGTTCTTTATCGGCAAGCAAGGCATTTACCTCACTCACGATGGTTGCATAATCTGTACCTACAAGTTTCACCGTGCCAGCCTCAACAGCTTCGGGCCGTTCAGTTGTATCACGCATAACCAAAACTGGCTTACCTAAAGAAGGAGCCTCTTCTTGCACACCGCCGCTATCAGTCAGCAACAGCTTACTGTGCTGCATTGCATAGATAAAAGGCAAGTAATCGAGCGGAGAGATTAAATAGACATTACTCAATCCAGAGAGCAATTCGTAAACAGGCTTTTGCACATTAGGGTTAAGGTGCACAGGATATACTATATCTATCTCAGGATGTTCCTCGGCAAGTTTGCTGATAGCCTTGCAGATATGCAGGAATCCATCGCCAAAGTTCTCACGTCTATGTCCGGTTACCAGAATATAATCACGTTCCGGATTTACAGTATAACCTTTCGCATTCAATTCAGCGTGAAGTTCTTCTTGTTTTCCGGGAGTTTGTGAAATGATATCAACAGCCATCAAAAGTGCATCAATCACAGTGTTTCCAGTCACATAAATGCGACTGCCGTCAATGTTCTCGCTAAGCAAGTTTTCTTCCGATTGCTTGGTAGGCGCAAAATAGTAGCGGCAGAAACGATCTGTAACCTGACGATTCATTTCTTCGGGCCATGGCGAAAGCAAATCATACGTACGCAGACCAGCTTCTACATGTCCTACGGCTATTTGTTGATAGAAAGCAGCCAATCCGGCAGCCATCGAAGTCGTTGTATCACCATGAACCAAAACTACATCGGGTGCAAATTCGGTTAACACAT is part of the uncultured Bacteroides sp. genome and encodes:
- the wecB gene encoding UDP-N-acetylglucosamine 2-epimerase (non-hydrolyzing); the protein is MKKILLVFGTRPEAIKMAPLVKALQKDTEHFETRVCVTAQHRQMLDQVLEVFGIVPEYDLNIMAPGQDLYDITTKVLLGLRDVLTEFAPDVVLVHGDTTTSMAAGLAAFYQQIAVGHVEAGLRTYDLLSPWPEEMNRQVTDRFCRYYFAPTKQSEENLLSENIDGSRIYVTGNTVIDALLMAVDIISQTPGKQEELHAELNAKGYTVNPERDYILVTGHRRENFGDGFLHICKAISKLAEEHPEIDIVYPVHLNPNVQKPVYELLSGLSNVYLISPLDYLPFIYAMQHSKLLLTDSGGVQEEAPSLGKPVLVMRDTTERPEAVEAGTVKLVGTDYATIVSEVNALLADKELYRQMSETHNPYGDGKACERIIAALR